One window from the genome of Esox lucius isolate fEsoLuc1 chromosome 23, fEsoLuc1.pri, whole genome shotgun sequence encodes:
- the LOC105020133 gene encoding DENN domain-containing protein 11: MVEKSDRAPLLDWEEVPSTEKPVPTPEQEKEVKVPSPTNSRALGCTAPGIGWSTSPGGPMSLTAAVSSTDRADTALSCRSIVHTSGECDAPCQDKDAHTPTSGQGKDPHDISMVKWEEKDQIVAVFVVTFDTRSGNMLEWCLPGDMNLDGVEFKAMASGSHRVSSDFIYFRKGGYFGLACFANMAVESALERGARMKSVGILSTSYTLLYRYMGFLEHQVRLQLKTPGQYSPLEAFYEDKRAVLPPDGESVVTACPDNAWGVALNHCMHPEMKITHPAGCMSQFIQFFGEQIMVLWKLALLRRRILIFSPPPVGVVCYRVYCCCCLANVSIPGVGTAVPEFRPFFYVNVADIDTLDTELSYVACTTEKIFEEKKDLYDVYVDNQNVRTTRESLKPLLRLSPADREKYRKLTEQRQMLLYSQEENGDCVSSEEDHFILFFLEQNNRIFQILSEVAGSPEPTLTQESVRAMGLDPHGDRLFLLHLLETYGYDSLLVTDHPCCS, from the exons ATGGTGGAGAAGTCTGACCGGGCACCTCTGCTGGACTGGGAGGAGGTTCCTTCGACAGAGAAGCCTGTTCCAACACCAGAACAGGAGAAGGAAGTCAAGGTGCCGAGCCCCACAAACAGTCGGGCGTTGGGATGCACTGCACCGGGGATAGGGTGGAGCACCAGTCCGGGGGGTCCCATGTCTTTAACAGCAGCAGTCTCTAGCACCGACAGAGCAGACACAGCTCTCTCTTGCAGGAGCATCGTCCACACCTCGGGGGAATGTGATGCTCCTTGTCAGGATAAGGATGCCCATACCCCTACCTCAGGACAAGGAAAGGACCCGCATGATATCAGCATGGTGAAATGGGAGGAAAAGGATCAGATTGTGGCCGTGTTTGTGGTAACATTTGATACAAGATCAG gtaacATGTTGGAGTGGTGCCTGCCAGGGGACATGAATCTTGATGGAGTTGAATTCAAGGCTATGGCCAGTGGCTCCCACAGAGTCTCCAGTGACTTTAT ATACTTCCGTAAGGGCGGATACTTTGGCCTGGCGTGCTTCGCAAACATGGCGGTGGAGAGTGCATTGGAGAGAGGTGCCAGGATGAAATCTGTGGGTATTTTGTCAACCTCATATACTCTGCTGTACCGATACATGGGCTTCCTGGAGCACCAAGTCAG GCTCCAACTGAAAACACCTGGCCAGTACTCCCCTCTGGAGGCATTTTATGAGGATAAGAGAGCAGTGCTGCCCCCTGATGGGGAAAGCGTGGTTACTGCATGTCCTGACAATGCCTGGGGAGTAGCGCTCAACCACTGCATGCACCCGGAGATGAAG ATCACCCACCCAGCGGGCTGCATGTCCCAGTTCATCCAGTTCTTTGGGGAGCAGATCATGGTCCTGTGGAAGTTAGCTCTGTTGAGGAGGCGCATCCTCATCTTCTCACCTCCACCTGTTGGTGTGGTCTGTTATAGAG TATATTGCTGCTGTTGCCTGGCCAACGTGTCCATCCCAGGGGTGGGCACAGCGGTGCCAGAGTTTCGCCCATTCTTCTATGTCAACGTGGCAGATATCGACACCCTGGACACTGAACTGTCATACGTAGCAT GTACCACAGAAAAGATCTTTGAGGAGAAGAAGGACCTTTATGACGTCTATGTGGACAACCAGAATGTGAGGACGACCAGAGAGAGCTTGAAGCCTTTGCTTCGACTTAGCCCCGCAGACAGGGAGAAGTACCGAAAACTCACTGAACAGAG GCAAATGCTGTTATATTCCCAGGAAGAAAATGGAGACTGTGTATCCAGTGAAGAGGACCACTTCattct GTTTTTCCTGGAGCAGAATAACCGCATCTTTCAGATACTGAGTGAGGTGGCCGGGAGCCCTGAGCCCACCCTGACCCAGGAGAGTGTCAGGGCAATGGGTCTGGACCCTCATGGAGACAGGCTCTTTTTGCTCCACCTGCTGGAGACATATGGCTATGACAGCCTTCTTGTCACTGACCACCCTTGCTGCAGCTAA